In one Carassius carassius chromosome 48, fCarCar2.1, whole genome shotgun sequence genomic region, the following are encoded:
- the LOC132131705 gene encoding CD276 antigen homolog, with the protein MDSKCRCWLIYLILHLIDKGSLQDTLEIEGVVGDSVILPCSYQERVLNPDERNVFWRYNTYKKVYNIEKGKPITGDQDAVFKDRIESFPSEYKNGNFSIRLNHLNFTDNGEYFCYISKVKQQDKLRLTVRAPLSTLSPPKPTTHSRSSSMKTEPNGIVTFLIAVLEVFVLRYFGVFY; encoded by the exons atgcTGGCtcatatatttaattctacatctGATAGACAAAG GGTCTCTGCAGGACACACTTGAAATTGAGGGTGTTGTTGGAGATTCTGTCATCTTGCCATGTTCATACCAGGAAAGAGTGCTAAACCCAGATGAAAGGAATGTGTTTTGGAGATACAATACATACAAGAAGGTTTATAATATTGAAAAAGGCAAGCCCATCACAGGAGACCAGGATGCAGTGTTCAAAGATCGAATAGAAAGTTTTCCCTCAGAGTATAAAAATGGAAACTTCTCCATCAGACTCAACCATCTGAATTTCACTGATAATGGGGAGTACTTCTGCTATATCTCAAAAGTGAAACAGCAAGACAAGCTAAGGCTGACAGTCAGAG CTCCACTATCTACTTTGTCTCCTCCAAAACCAACGACTCATTCAAGAAGCTCTTCCATGAAAACAGAACCAAATGGGATTGTAACTTTCCTTATTGCTGTTTTGGAAGTTTTTGTTTTGCGCTATTTTGGAGTATTTTACTAG